From Trichoplusia ni isolate ovarian cell line Hi5 chromosome 11, tn1, whole genome shotgun sequence, the proteins below share one genomic window:
- the LOC113498718 gene encoding allatostatin-like isoform X1, whose protein sequence is MKAGACNVYMAIVAASLALLFVSVSAAPMEAEDEQSDNSLAAHPDGEMEMSGPWDAINTAALRKLLLQLDAEESRMGRVSRSWPQAEPRGWGLRALDGRLARQWRADKRQGRFRQCYFNPISCFRK, encoded by the exons ATGAAAGCCGGTGCGTGCAACGTTTACATGGCCATCGTCGCCGCCTCGTTAGCCTTGCTGTTTGTTTCAGTCAGCGCGGCGCCCATG GAGGCAGAGGACGAACAGTCGGACAACAGTTTGGCGGCTCACCCGGACGGCGAGATGGAAATGTCGGGGCCCTGGGATGCCATCAACACCGCGGCGCTCCGTAAACTGTTGCTTCAACTTGATGCTGAAGAGAG CAGGATGGGCAGGGTGTCCCGCTCGTGGCCGCAGGCGGAGCCCCGCGGCTGGGGCCTGCGGGCGCTGGACGGGCGCCTGGCGCGCCAGTGGCGGGCAGACAAGCGGCAGGGCCGCTTCCGCCAGTGCTACTTCAACCCCATCTCCTGCTTCCGCAAGTGA
- the LOC113498718 gene encoding allatostatin-like isoform X2 encodes MKAGACNVYMAIVAASLALLFVSVSAAPMEAEDEQSDNSLAAHPDGEMEMSGPWDAINTAALRKLLLQLDAEERMGRVSRSWPQAEPRGWGLRALDGRLARQWRADKRQGRFRQCYFNPISCFRK; translated from the exons ATGAAAGCCGGTGCGTGCAACGTTTACATGGCCATCGTCGCCGCCTCGTTAGCCTTGCTGTTTGTTTCAGTCAGCGCGGCGCCCATG GAGGCAGAGGACGAACAGTCGGACAACAGTTTGGCGGCTCACCCGGACGGCGAGATGGAAATGTCGGGGCCCTGGGATGCCATCAACACCGCGGCGCTCCGTAAACTGTTGCTTCAACTTGATGCTGAAGAGAG GATGGGCAGGGTGTCCCGCTCGTGGCCGCAGGCGGAGCCCCGCGGCTGGGGCCTGCGGGCGCTGGACGGGCGCCTGGCGCGCCAGTGGCGGGCAGACAAGCGGCAGGGCCGCTTCCGCCAGTGCTACTTCAACCCCATCTCCTGCTTCCGCAAGTGA